GTCAACGCGCCGGGCATGCCGCAGGGCACCGCCCGCCTCCAGGGCTGGACCTTCCACACCAAGCGGGCGTGGTCCACCCCGGCCGGGCAGGACCGCGGGAACTTCACCCGGGGCCTCGGCGTCCTCGCCGTCGCCGACCCGGACGACTGGGACGACACCGGCTCGCCCTCCGCGAAGGGGAAGTTCGACTCCACCCTGGTCTCGCCCGCCGTGGCGATCCCGGCCGGCACCACCACCCTGTACCTGGCGTTCGACTCGCACTACCGGCAGGAGGCCCCGCAGAAGGCCGCCGTCACCGCGGTGTTCGACGACGGGACGCAGACCCGCCTGGTGTACTACAGCTCCGACGCCACGGGCAACGACAACGCCGGCAAGGACGTCCAGAACAGCTTCGTCACCCGCCCGCTGGCCGTCCCGGCGGGCGCGAGGTCGGTGACGCTGAACTTCCGGATGTACGACGCCGGGAACAACTGGTTCTGGGCGGTGGACCACATCCGTCTGGACGGGCGGCCCGTCACCGGCTGACCGCCCCGCCCGGCCCGGCCAGGCCCGGCCGGGCCCGCGTACCCGTCCGGGGCGCGGGCCCGGCCGCGTCCCGGTGCCCGCGGCGGCGGCGCGGGGCCGGGAGTGCGCCCGGGAGCGGGGCCGGGCGAAAGGGTCCGTCCGGGTGTACCTCGGCCGGAACCGGCAGCACGCGACGGCATAGGGTGATCGGATAGTTACTCTGCGAGCACGTCCGACAGGGGACGGCGCGTCTCAGAGGAGCCACGAATGCGGATCGCGGTATGTCAGAACAAGGGCGGCTCCGGGAAATCGGCCATGGTGGTCAACCTCGCCGCCGCCCTGGCCGAGGCGGGCGAGGAGGTCGACGTCGCGGACGTGGACCCGCAGGGGAACTCCTCCCGGCGGCTCGCCGCCAGGCCGGGACCGGACCAGATGACCATCAGCGAGGCGATCAAGTGCGACGCCCTGGGCGCCGCCAGGGACGCCTATGTGCCGTGCGGCTGGGGCGGGCTCTACAGTGCGCGCATCCGCGTCCTGCCCGCCAGGTTCGAGCTGGAGAACCGGATCTCCGAGGCCGGCACCGTCGGGGCCGTGAAGCGGCTCAAGCGGGCCCTCGCGGGGTGCGACGACCGGCGGACCACCCTCCTCGACTGTCCGCCCTCGCTCGGCCACCTCACCCAGCTCGCCCTGGTCGCGGCCGATGTGGTGCTGATCGTGGCCGAGCCCGAGTTCGACGGCATCGAGGGTGCCGTCCGGGTGCTGAACTTCGTCCGGGACCACGCCGAGGATCTCAACAACCCGCGCCTGCGGGTGGCCGGCGTCGTCCCGTCCCGGGTGCGGGCCGGTCTCGGCGTGCACGACTTCCAGGTCGCGGGCCTGGACGACTGCTTCCCCGGCCTGGTGTGGGCGCCGCACATCCGCGAGCGCGCCGTGGTCAAGGCCGCCGCCGACTCCGTGGCGCCGTTGCGCTCGCTGCG
The sequence above is drawn from the Kitasatospora sp. NBC_00315 genome and encodes:
- a CDS encoding ParA family protein, producing MRIAVCQNKGGSGKSAMVVNLAAALAEAGEEVDVADVDPQGNSSRRLAARPGPDQMTISEAIKCDALGAARDAYVPCGWGGLYSARIRVLPARFELENRISEAGTVGAVKRLKRALAGCDDRRTTLLDCPPSLGHLTQLALVAADVVLIVAEPEFDGIEGAVRVLNFVRDHAEDLNNPRLRVAGVVPSRVRAGLGVHDFQVAGLDDCFPGLVWAPHIRERAVVKAAADSVAPLRSLRTAPAREVADDFAKLAAKVTHLKEAAA